GGTATCTAAATAGCTTTGGTCAGGCCGGTAAGCAACTTCCTTACCATTTTGTTTGTAGGCAATGCAAACTTTAATGGGTATATTTTGATAACAAATGTCTAAGTGAGTCATATTTACATATTCAATTCCTCCTACTCTAAACAAAAAAGATAACATCGGCAAATCAATATAGGCAATATCCCGCGGGCGTTTTGTTGTTGCACCATACTCATTAGCATCCTCTCTAATTTTTGCTGCCAACTTGGTTTTTATTAGGGTGGGTAAAACACGGGAACCAACGCTAGAGGTATAGGTGGTTTTAATGGTAGCGGTTTTAATAGCTATCTGATTTGGATCAACAACCCCATCAGTTGAAGATAAAATGCCATCAAGACCACAGTTGGAAACTGTTACGTCTGGATAAACACCCCAACGTTTATCAAGACCTAAGGCTTGAGCCTTTTCAAAAATAATCGGAGTTTTGTTTTCCCATCGGTTTTTAATTAAATCATAAACAGAAGTAGCAAATGGTTTTATTTGATTTCTGGTTTTTTCTAACCGGTTTAGGAAAATTTTTAAACTGCCAACTTTTACCGCTTCTCCCGTCAATCTCGGCACTTCAATTTTGGCAAGATCAAAATTCATACCCTTGATCCATTCCTGATACAGTTTGAAATGATTAGTTAATTTATCTTTCCAGTTACGAGCCATTAAATCTCTGATTCGTAAAGCATGGCGAAAAATCACGTCAGCATAGGCTGGAGAAATGCCCCTACCAGTGGCACCAAGATAGCCG
This region of Candidatus Beckwithbacteria bacterium genomic DNA includes:
- a CDS encoding adenylosuccinate synthetase is translated as MSDFLNIYRQVYKQNKYVKKLPKQTSNLFLKNRPNSIAIGGGAIGDEGKGRIVDELVANFLKKHKEVVVYRDNGGANAGHTVEVGNVRIALHQLGSGILQKGCHIMLGKEMVLHPEDLITEIELVKKATNSKNLPARLSIDEMAFLCLDTHRAFDAVLKQRADGYLGATGRGISPAYADVIFRHALRIRDLMARNWKDKLTNHFKLYQEWIKGMNFDLAKIEVPRLTGEAVKVGSLKIFLNRLEKTRNQIKPFATSVYDLIKNRWENKTPIIFEKAQALGLDKRWGVYPDVTVSNCGLDGILSSTDGVVDPNQIAIKTATIKTTYTSSVGSRVLPTLIKTKLAAKIREDANEYGATTKRPRDIAYIDLPMLSFLFRVGGIEYVNMTHLDICYQNIPIKVCIAYKQNGKEVAYRPDQSYLDTVKPEYLELPSWDGKTVSQVRCYDDLPKETKQYISFLSACLQAKPFMLTVGPKREQTIKCY